From the Nitrososphaerota archaeon genome, the window ATTCAGTATTTTTATTAATTAAGTTCTCAACAGATTTTATTAATTTTTCTTCGCATGTAGATATTTCTATTAATAATTTTTCTTTTTCATTTTCGCTATTTTCCATTAATTCAGCTAATTTGAAATATAATGCTCTTAAATTAATTAAATAAGAATTAAAATTATTTCTTTCATTTTTAATTTCTTCTTCTAAAAATATTATTTTTTCATTCATTTCTTTTAAATCTTCTTTATATAATTCTATCCTTTTTGCTATTCTTTCTAAATTATTTTCCAATTCTATAACAATAGACCAAGCATATTCTCTTTCCAATTCTTCCCTTTGTCTTTGTAAATTCTTTAATTTCATTAATTTCTCATACTCATTCCTCCAATAATCTGTTGCCATTTTAGCTTCTTCAAGAATTTTTTCTATAGCTTTTTGTTCACTTACTAATTCTGTTAATTTTCTTTCTGCTTCTATTATTCTTTCTCTTAATGTTTTTGCACCAACAGCATCTTCTACCATTAATAATTTTTCCTCATCAGATTTTGAAGCAAATTGTTCAACCATATTTTGATGCATAATTATTAAAGCATTATTTGGATTAATTCCTGCTTGTTTTAATAAATGTTCAACTTCTGCTTTAGCCATATATCTATTATTTACTAAATGCCAATAATCTCCATTTTTCTTTAAGTATCTTGTTATAGTAATTTTATCAGTATTAATATTTTGAAATGGCCTTTTTCCATTAATTTTTGAATTATTTAAAATAACAGTTACTCTTGCTGCTTCAGCTCCCCTCCTAATTAATTGACTAAGTTTTTCTCCCCTCTCTGTATATGTTTGACCTAATGCAACGGATATTCCTAAAAGTATAGAAGATTTTCCAGCTCCATTTGGTCCTAGAATTAAATTTAATCCAGGTTTAAGGATTATTCTAGAATATTCATGACTCATAAAATTTTCTAATATTACTTCCTCTATGAATGTTTTAGCAATCGCATATTTTTCTTCTATTTCTTGCATTGTTTCTTCTTTCTTTTTCATTGCTTATTTACTCTTATTATAAAATTTCTCACTAATATATATGTATATAAATTTAGTTTTTAGTTAAATATATTAACTCAGATTCTGAATTTTCTAGTAATACTTTAAGATCATGATTTATAAAAATATCATTTTTAATATTATTTAGAAATTAAAGGATATATTTCGTCTCTTACATAATCGATTAAATCCTTCTCTTCTATTTTACTAAAAGCAGTAACTACGCAATTATAAGTTAAACCAAATACCCATCCCTTTGTAGTAGAAGTATAAACAATATATAAAATTTTTCCATGTCTTAAATACTCTTCATATAATGAAGTATTTTTTAATGCTTCACCATATAATGAAAGTTTTTTTATACCAGGTATATCTAAATCATGGAAAAAAATTACTTTTGTTCCATCAGGATTTTTTTCATGAAAATCTTTAAGTTTTTCTGAAGAAATTCTAGCCTCAACTATTGATTCATAATTCATGAATAATATTTGACTTAATATTGAAGCAATAGTATTTGCTTGATGTTTTTCTTGTAAAACAAATAATAGAATTTTATTATCATATTCATCAAATATAATTGGCGTTTCGATTGTTTTTATCATAGGTATCCTTTTCCCTCTTTGAGAAATTATTATTGGTTTATCTCTATTAAATAAAGCTGACAAACTTTTTTCTTTAAGAGAAATATTTTTTATCTCTATTAATATTTCTAATTCTTCATTATTTATTTTAAAAATTTCTGTATGAGAATAATTTTTTAATTTTAAAGCAATTTCTTCAAGAGATATTTCTTCTTTTATTTCAAAAATTTTTCCTGCAAGAACCATCTATGATCACTTTTTTATTAAATTTTTATGAATATCGATTCTATTTAAAAGCTTTAATTAAAGCTTTTTTTAAAAAATTTTGATAAAAAATGATAGAAGTTAATGGATATAAAATTCTTGAAAATTTGCTTTATAGCAAAGATCATACATGGGCTAAAATTGAAGATGATAAAGCAAGGGTAGGAATTACTGATTATGGTCAAAAATCAGCTGGTAAAATAATGTTTGTTAGATTCAGACCAAAGGGAACAATCTCTCAATCACAAGGACTTGGTACTATTGAAACTGCAAAATGGGTTGGCGTTGTAAAATCTCCTGTTTCAGGAGAAATAATTGAAATAAATCCTAAATTAAGAGATAATCCAAGCTTAATAAATGAAAGTCCATATGAAGATGGATGGATAGCAATAATAAAATTATCAAAATTTGAAGAAGATAAAAAGAATTTAATGACCGCAGAAGAAGCAGCTAAATGGTTAAAAGAGGAAATATTAAAATCTAAAAAGTAATTTTAAGAGTTTTGTGATTTTAAATTGAAAGAAAAAATTCCTATTTCAAAAATTGGTATTTCAGCAGGATTATTTTCAACTCTTTTTTTATTATTTTTAATTTTAGTTATTATAGGATTATCGATTTATCAAGAATTATTTGTTACTTCACCAAAAACTTCAATAATATCTGAAACTATTACAAATTCTACATCTTTAATAACTACTTCTCCAACTACTTTAGTTTCTGAAAAAACTACTAGGCTAAAAGCTTCAGATGCTTATCTAGTAAGCATAGATGGAAAATCATTTAAAATAAGTGATTATAAAGGAAAAATAATTATTATCGATATTATGTCGATCGAAGTTGAAGAATGTAAAATTCAACATTCTTATTTTAAAGAAATTCTTAAGGAATATAATGATAAAATAGCTATAATATCTTTAGATTATAGTAGAGAAGATAATGAAGAAAAATTAAGTACTTATATTTCCCAAAATGATATTAAATGGACAATTGTTTACTCTAAAAATGTTATAACTCCTTATGAAGATAAAGGTGGTTTGCCAACAATTTATATAATTGATAGAGATTTTAATATTGCATATGAAAGACTTGGTGTAGCGAGTTTAAGCGATTTAAAAAAAATAATCAACTCGTTACTATCAGAATGATTTTTTTAATTTAATAAAACAATTTGTTACTCTTTTTACTCATTTTTCATTTAATAGCAAACTTGAAAAATTATTTCCATTTTCTTTTTTAAAAAACATAAGTAAACGTTAAATGTTTAAATAATTATTAGAGATATAGAAATAATTGTTTATGTAGCTTCTATAATAGAAACTATAGTATTACAATGACTGAAACACTCATAAATGTAAAATATCGATCTTTCTATTCCATTATATTATTTATTGCTTTTAATATGGTTAAAAAATCTCTTGAAAATTTTTAAGAAGGGTTTTAAACTTTCTATCTCTTTATAGATTCTATTTTTTGGTAAATTTTATCTTTTAAGAGCGCCTCAATCGCCTCTTTCTTAGCTGGATTAAGAATGTATACTCTCAGTTCAAGAATTACTTTATCACTTGATATTTTTAAAACTCTAACTTCTGGAACTTTTTCAGGAGCTAAATCACTTTTAGCAACTTCAGAGCTTTTTAACATTATTAATTTAGCTTCATTTATATCTATTTTACTTGGATCTATTTCAATTGGAATTGAAATTAAAAGTATTCCAGGCCTACTTTCATTTTCTATAATACTATGTAAAAGCATATTATTTGGAATATTTACTATTACATAGTCATGTGTTATTATTGTAGTATATAATGAGTTTATTTTTATAACTTTTCCATTATATTCATTGATTCTTATAACTTCTCCAACTCTAATAATGTCTGATGAATTTATCATAAAATAAGCAAATATGTTAGATAAAACATCTCTTAAAGATATAATTAATCCAAGTATTAAAGCAGAATAAATGATCATACTTGATGGGAAATCTATACCAAATTCTTTAAATAATATTGTAAAGCTAATAATCCATATAATTATACTTCCTATTAAATCAATTTTATAAGCAATAGATTTATTTATTATTGCTATACTTTTTATAATAACTTTTCTAAAAAATAAGTATACTATAAGTGTTATTAAAACAATTATTGATGAAGTTATAATTATAGGTAAATAATCCATTATGGAAAATGAGAAAATTATTGAAATTAATTTTTCAAAAATATTATAATTAAACAATACTCCCTACTCTCCTTAAATATAAAAATATACAATGAAATTATATAAAAACTATTTTTAAAAATTATATTAATTTTTCTTCTTCCTCAAGTTTTGAAGTCGTAATTATTTTTGCAGTTTTTCCTCTAATTTTTCTTATTACATAATATCCACAAGAAGGGCATCTTGTATCGCTTATTCTTTTAGAAACTTTTTCTTCTTCAAAAGTAAATCCGCATCTTAAGCATTGATATAATATTTTTCTTTCTCCACTCATACTTTATTAAAAATATTAGCTTCTACTTATTCCTTTCTTTTAATCTATAAAGAATCAGTTCTAGGAAGGAATTTTCTTCTTTTTTAAGAAACTGAAAAACATTAAGCATAAACTAAAATAGCTATATCTCCAACATTGGTTCCTGTTGGACCTGTATGTATCGCATCTCCAATTTCTTTAAAGAAGCTATATGAATCATTATTATCTAAAAATTCGTTTATATTTAATCCTTTTGATATTGCTTTTTCGAAATTTTCACCATCAGTAATAGCTCCAGCAGCATCGGTTATTCCATCTATTCCATCTGTTCCTAATGATGCAAACGCAATCCCCTTTAATCCAGAAAGTCCAATAGTAGTTGATAAAACACATTCTTGATTCCTTCCACCTTTTCCAAATCCTTTTACAGTAACTGTCGTTTCTCCCCCAATAATTATTGCAGATTTTTTCTTTAATGGAAAATTATTTTTATAAAGATCTTTGGCAATCGAAGAAATTACTATGCCTACTTCTCTAGCTTCCCCCTCTAAATGTGTTGTTAATATCATGCTTTTAAAACCATTTTTTATAGCTTCATTATAAGCTGCTTTACATGCATCTTTATTGCTTCCTATAATAAAATTGTATACTTTTCTA encodes:
- a CDS encoding AAA family ATPase; translated protein: MKKKEETMQEIEEKYAIAKTFIEEVILENFMSHEYSRIILKPGLNLILGPNGAGKSSILLGISVALGQTYTERGEKLSQLIRRGAEAARVTVILNNSKINGKRPFQNINTDKITITRYLKKNGDYWHLVNNRYMAKAEVEHLLKQAGINPNNALIIMHQNMVEQFASKSDEEKLLMVEDAVGAKTLRERIIEAERKLTELVSEQKAIEKILEEAKMATDYWRNEYEKLMKLKNLQRQREELEREYAWSIVIELENNLERIAKRIELYKEDLKEMNEKIIFLEEEIKNERNNFNSYLINLRALYFKLAELMENSENEKEKLLIEISTCEEKLIKSVENLINKNTELAITKYKKKEIEHELRKNEKNYEEINKNLEEKIIEANKKGERVKTLRKPMEIFSDIQHININIASLGTVNQEAEEMYILADSKYRETELKAKELNENIKKTLEEIEYRKKVWRDFIRKLIENVNPIFNGILSSIDASGKIVLRNLEDIRSAALEIYVGFKGAELTLLNSHTQSGGERTVSTMAFLLSLQKYMMSPFRAIDEFDVHMDPLYREKMLKMLLSIAYEDPNTQYIIITPGKVFVEENVNVIIVQNIEGKSLILKSP
- a CDS encoding glycine cleavage system protein H yields the protein MIEVNGYKILENLLYSKDHTWAKIEDDKARVGITDYGQKSAGKIMFVRFRPKGTISQSQGLGTIETAKWVGVVKSPVSGEIIEINPKLRDNPSLINESPYEDGWIAIIKLSKFEEDKKNLMTAEEAAKWLKEEILKSKK
- a CDS encoding mechanosensitive ion channel: MFNYNIFEKLISIIFSFSIMDYLPIIITSSIIVLITLIVYLFFRKVIIKSIAIINKSIAYKIDLIGSIIIWIISFTILFKEFGIDFPSSMIIYSALILGLIISLRDVLSNIFAYFMINSSDIIRVGEVIRINEYNGKVIKINSLYTTIITHDYVIVNIPNNMLLHSIIENESRPGILLISIPIEIDPSKIDINEAKLIMLKSSEVAKSDLAPEKVPEVRVLKISSDKVILELRVYILNPAKKEAIEALLKDKIYQKIESIKR
- a CDS encoding DNA-directed RNA polymerase subunit P — protein: MSGERKILYQCLRCGFTFEEEKVSKRISDTRCPSCGYYVIRKIRGKTAKIITTSKLEEEEKLI